From Paenarthrobacter sp. A20:
GAGACCGGGCTGATGAGCAACATGGCAAGTGCCGTCGTCGAAATTGCCGTCACGCGTGCGCCTTGGACGCTGGCGGCCCTGATAAGCAACGCAGCCAGGACAATGGTGGCAAGGCTCAAAGCGAGCCAAGGCACGGTCACAGCATCGTGTGGAACACCGAAGTGCAAGAGGGCACCCTTGATGGAGAGGTTGTCGACGTACCCCGCGCCGCCAATACGTGATGTGTCGGGGAGGATTTCCAGCCAGAACTGCAGGGATTCTGCGGGTCGCAACAGCCAGCCGAGCAGCACCGTGCCAGCGAAACCGATGGACATGTTCACCAGTCCACGCCAGTCCTTGCGCATCAGGAAGTACAAGCCAAAGACCAGCGGCGTCAGTTTGATGCCGGCGGCGACACCCACCAGGAAGCCGCTGCTCCGGAAGCCGCGGCGTTTGGAGAAACCGCCCAGCAGGTCGATGACCATCAGGCCCATGAGCAGGATGTTGATCTGCCCGAACGCCAGGGTTTCGCGCCACGGCCCCAGGAGCAGGACCGCCAGGAACAAGCCAGCTGCTACCCAGCAGCTCTTGGTGGAGGCGAGCGCGCTGCGCAGGTCAGGCTTGGACGACCAGTACCTGACGATCGTGACAGCTACCCACGCAGCCAGGGCCACACCGGCAATGTTGAACAGCATGAGCGCGGCAGTTTGTGGCAATCGCGCCAGCAACCCGAAGACAAGGGCTGCGAAGGGCGGGTAGGTAAACGGGAGGTGCGGCCCGCCGGCAGAAGCGACGCTGGGACCGTAGAGGTCCGAAGGCGAACCGCCTGCCTGGTTCAGGATGCTCCCGCCGAACCAGTAGACGCTGAAGTCCAGGCCCTGCTTGGCCCAGTCCGCGAGCATCATCCAGACGGGAACCACTACCACGGCCAGTGGCAACAAACGCAGCAATACCGAGGATCGTGGTTCATCTTTGCGCGGCGTTGCGGCATCCGCCGTGGTC
This genomic window contains:
- a CDS encoding glycosyltransferase 87 family protein: MALPDVDLRTTADAATPRKDEPRSSVLLRLLPLAVVVVPVWMMLADWAKQGLDFSVYWFGGSILNQAGGSPSDLYGPSVASAGGPHLPFTYPPFAALVFGLLARLPQTAALMLFNIAGVALAAWVAVTIVRYWSSKPDLRSALASTKSCWVAAGLFLAVLLLGPWRETLAFGQINILLMGLMVIDLLGGFSKRRGFRSSGFLVGVAAGIKLTPLVFGLYFLMRKDWRGLVNMSIGFAGTVLLGWLLRPAESLQFWLEILPDTSRIGGAGYVDNLSIKGALLHFGVPHDAVTVPWLALSLATIVLAALLIRAASVQGARVTAISTTALAMLLISPVSWSHHWVWMAVVLPAFAWTIKETPARYRTQRMVMGAVLAVSTLVFFSSPKTIGLALGSADLNVQTPGLWIMASSAGVFCAVAILVCWFAAFRRNSIRDVDVPARLHRWALRQR